From the Theobroma cacao cultivar B97-61/B2 chromosome 2, Criollo_cocoa_genome_V2, whole genome shotgun sequence genome, one window contains:
- the LOC18609549 gene encoding protein DETOXIFICATION 29 isoform X1, with product MAEAIEPLLSPTQEEHTRPQPKADNTSSIFIAGSQDIPPITGVCHFFRECFAESKKLWYLAGPAMFTSICKYSLGAITQVFAGHVGTLALAAVSVENSVIAGFSFGVMLGMGSALETLCGQAFGAGHIDMLGVYMQRSWIILNSTALVLLFLYIFAEQILKLIGQTEEISKAAGTFAIWMIPQLFAYAMNFPIAKFLQSQSKIMVMAVIAAAALVLHTVFSWLLMLRLGWGLVGAALVLNASWIFIVAAQFSYITSGTCGRAWTGFSWKAFQNLWGFVRLSLASAVMLCLEVWYFMALILFAGYLKNAEVSVDALSICCNILGWTVMVALGMNVAVSVRVSNELGAGHPRKAKLALVVAVISSFMIGLAIAAVLIIFRDKYPDLFSTNTQVKQVVKELTPLLAFCITLNNVQPVLSGVAVGAGWQAFVAYVNIGCYYIFGVPLGLILGFTFNMGVKGIWCGMISGTAVQTCVLFGMIYKTNWNKEASIAEDRIRKWGGHTEFREGNVEQ from the exons ATGGCAGAAGCAATAGAGCCGCTACTCTCCCCCACCCAGGAAGAGCATACACGGCCACAACCAAAAGCAGATAACACCTCTTCCATCTTCATCGCCGGCTCCCAAGACATCCCTCCGATCACTGGCGTCTGCCACTTCTTCAGAGAATGCTTTGCCGAATCCAAGAAGCTATGGTACCTAGCTGGCCCTGCCATGTTCACCTCCATCTGCAAATACTCCCTCGGTGCCATCACTCAAGTCTTCGCCGGCCACGTTGGGACTCTTGCCCTCGCCGCAGTCTCCGTTGAAAACTCAGTCATCGCCGGTTTCTCCTTCGGTGttatg CTTGGTATGGGAAGCGCGCTTGAAACCTTATGCGGTCAAGCGTTTGGAGCAGGGCATATTGACATGCTAGGGGTTTACATGCAAAGATCATGGATCATCCTTAACTCAACAGCTTTGGTCCTTCTCTTTTTATACATATTCGCGGAACAAATTTTGAAGCTGATAGGCCAGACTGAGGAAATATCAAAGGCGGCTGGGACTTTTGCAATATGGATGATACCACAGTTATTCGCTTATGCCATGAATTTCCCCATCGCCAAGTTTCTGCAGTCACAGAGCAAGATCATGGTCATGGCCGTGATTGCAGCTGCAGCCTTGGTTTTGCACACGGTTTTCAGCTGGCTCTTGATGTTAAGACTGGGGTGGGGGCTGGTAGGTGCAGCCCTGGTGTTAAATGCGTCGTGGATTTTCATAGTTGCGGCTCAGTTCTCGTATATTACTAGTGGGACATGTGGGCGCGCATGGACCGGATTTTCATGGAAGGCTTTTCAAAACTTGTGGGGATTTGTTAGGTTATCTCTGGCTTCAGCCGTCATGCTCTG CCTGGAGGTATGGTATTTTATGGCACTAATACTCTTTGCCGGATATTTAAAGAACGCAGAAGTTTCTGTAGATGCCTTGTCCATATG CTGTAACATTCTGGGCTGGACGGTCATGGTAGCTCTGGGGATGAATGTGGCTGTAAG TGTGAGAGTGTCAAATGAACTGGGGGCAGGACATCCGAGGAAAGCAAAACTTGCATTGGTAGTGGCTGTGATATCTTCGTTTATGATCGGTCTGGCCATCGCGGCCGTTCTGATTATCTTTCGGGACAAATACCCAGACTTATTTTCAACCAATACACAAGTCAAACAAGTTGTCAAAGAGCTAACGCCATTGTTGGCCTTTTGCATTACGCTTAACAATGTTCAACCCGTTCTCTCAG GGGTGGCCGTCGGAGCTGGATGGCAAGCTTTCGTTGCTTATGTAAACATTGGGTGTTACTATATCTTTGGGGTTCCTCTGGGTCTCATATTGGGTTTCACATTCAACATGGGTGTTAAG GGAATTTGGTGTGGAATGATATCTGGCACAGCTGTGCAGACTTGTGTCCTTTTTGGGATgatttataaaaccaattgGAACAAAGAG GCTTCGATTGCTGAAGACAGGATAAGGAAGTGGGGAGGACACACAGAATTCAGAGAGGGCAACGTAGAACAATGA
- the LOC18609549 gene encoding protein DETOXIFICATION 29 isoform X2, with amino-acid sequence MAEAIEPLLSPTQEEHTRPQPKADNTSSIFIAGSQDIPPITGVCHFFRECFAESKKLWYLAGPAMFTSICKYSLGAITQVFAGHVGTLALAAVSVENSVIAGFSFGVMLGMGSALETLCGQAFGAGHIDMLGVYMQRSWIILNSTALVLLFLYIFAEQILKLIGQTEEISKAAGTFAIWMIPQLFAYAMNFPIAKFLQSQSKIMVMAVIAAAALVLHTVFSWLLMLRLGWGLVGAALVLNASWIFIVAAQFSYITSGTCGRAWTGFSWKAFQNLWGFVRLSLASAVMLCCNILGWTVMVALGMNVAVSVRVSNELGAGHPRKAKLALVVAVISSFMIGLAIAAVLIIFRDKYPDLFSTNTQVKQVVKELTPLLAFCITLNNVQPVLSGVAVGAGWQAFVAYVNIGCYYIFGVPLGLILGFTFNMGVKGIWCGMISGTAVQTCVLFGMIYKTNWNKEASIAEDRIRKWGGHTEFREGNVEQ; translated from the exons ATGGCAGAAGCAATAGAGCCGCTACTCTCCCCCACCCAGGAAGAGCATACACGGCCACAACCAAAAGCAGATAACACCTCTTCCATCTTCATCGCCGGCTCCCAAGACATCCCTCCGATCACTGGCGTCTGCCACTTCTTCAGAGAATGCTTTGCCGAATCCAAGAAGCTATGGTACCTAGCTGGCCCTGCCATGTTCACCTCCATCTGCAAATACTCCCTCGGTGCCATCACTCAAGTCTTCGCCGGCCACGTTGGGACTCTTGCCCTCGCCGCAGTCTCCGTTGAAAACTCAGTCATCGCCGGTTTCTCCTTCGGTGttatg CTTGGTATGGGAAGCGCGCTTGAAACCTTATGCGGTCAAGCGTTTGGAGCAGGGCATATTGACATGCTAGGGGTTTACATGCAAAGATCATGGATCATCCTTAACTCAACAGCTTTGGTCCTTCTCTTTTTATACATATTCGCGGAACAAATTTTGAAGCTGATAGGCCAGACTGAGGAAATATCAAAGGCGGCTGGGACTTTTGCAATATGGATGATACCACAGTTATTCGCTTATGCCATGAATTTCCCCATCGCCAAGTTTCTGCAGTCACAGAGCAAGATCATGGTCATGGCCGTGATTGCAGCTGCAGCCTTGGTTTTGCACACGGTTTTCAGCTGGCTCTTGATGTTAAGACTGGGGTGGGGGCTGGTAGGTGCAGCCCTGGTGTTAAATGCGTCGTGGATTTTCATAGTTGCGGCTCAGTTCTCGTATATTACTAGTGGGACATGTGGGCGCGCATGGACCGGATTTTCATGGAAGGCTTTTCAAAACTTGTGGGGATTTGTTAGGTTATCTCTGGCTTCAGCCGTCATGCTCTG CTGTAACATTCTGGGCTGGACGGTCATGGTAGCTCTGGGGATGAATGTGGCTGTAAG TGTGAGAGTGTCAAATGAACTGGGGGCAGGACATCCGAGGAAAGCAAAACTTGCATTGGTAGTGGCTGTGATATCTTCGTTTATGATCGGTCTGGCCATCGCGGCCGTTCTGATTATCTTTCGGGACAAATACCCAGACTTATTTTCAACCAATACACAAGTCAAACAAGTTGTCAAAGAGCTAACGCCATTGTTGGCCTTTTGCATTACGCTTAACAATGTTCAACCCGTTCTCTCAG GGGTGGCCGTCGGAGCTGGATGGCAAGCTTTCGTTGCTTATGTAAACATTGGGTGTTACTATATCTTTGGGGTTCCTCTGGGTCTCATATTGGGTTTCACATTCAACATGGGTGTTAAG GGAATTTGGTGTGGAATGATATCTGGCACAGCTGTGCAGACTTGTGTCCTTTTTGGGATgatttataaaaccaattgGAACAAAGAG GCTTCGATTGCTGAAGACAGGATAAGGAAGTGGGGAGGACACACAGAATTCAGAGAGGGCAACGTAGAACAATGA
- the LOC18609553 gene encoding 60S ribosomal protein L27a-3, with the protein MTTRFKKHRKKRGHVSAGHGRIGKHRKHPGGRGNAGGMHHHRILFDKYHPGYFGKVGMRYFHKLRNKFYCPIVNIDKLWSLVPQDVKVKANKDAAPMIDVTQFGYFKVLGKGVLPENQPIVVKAKLVSKTAEKKIKEAGGAVVLTA; encoded by the coding sequence ATGACAACCCGCTTCAAGAAGCACCGCAAGAAGCGCGGCCACGTGAGCGCCGGTCACGGCCGTATCGGCAAGCACCGCAAGCACCCGGGAGGTCGCGGAAACGCCGGAGGCATGCACCACCACAGGATCCTCTTCGACAAGTACCACCCTGGGTATTTTGGGAAGGTCGGTATGAGGTACTTCCACAAGCTCCGTAACAAATTCTACTGTCCCATCGTCAACATCGACAAGCTCTGGTCTCTCGTTCCACAAGACGTGAAGGTGAAAGCCAACAAGGATGCCGCGCCGATGATCGACGTGACTCAGTTCGGGTACTTTAAGGTCCTCGGAAAGGGTGTGTTACCAGAGAATCAACCGATCGTGGTTAAGGCTAAGTTGGTTTCGAAGACTGCTGAGAAGAAGATCAAGGAGGCTGGTGGTGCTGTTGTGCTCACCGCCTAG
- the LOC18609554 gene encoding uncharacterized protein LOC18609554, with protein sequence MAVVLGNLALLLDVTSARTVTPDRKSRPLAIDVLLNLPKRDPYFFHASLSNKSQLDSSDGENRAHRVVARGKANSKVKAVDFDAGSSDDDGNGNGNGFEEEEEEYDWEKEMRKRVKEIEEMRELEKKAEELQSKAEAEESEGEGSEETEEKKRMRVRKELEKVAQEQAERRATAQLMFELGQKAYGKGMYGRAIEFLEGALTIIPRPTLFGGEIQIWLAMAYEANNRHADCIALYQQLEKRHPSVSIRRQAAELRYILQAPKLKISQEEMVTIPLIGSSYDSYAATWSDKYKDKDQRSGSTTNQLPSSRDFLGDFLVWRPPVGLEKNQAFWVALTLWFGLVGAALFLQR encoded by the exons ATGGCAGTGGTTCTTGGAAATTTAGCTTTGTTACTAGACGTGACGTCAGCGAGGACCGTTACACCTGACCGAAAATCCCGTCCCTTGGCGATCGACGTCCTTTTGAACTTACCGAAGAGAGACCCTTATTTCTTCCATGCTTCTCTTTCCAACAAGAGCCAACTCGACTCCTCGGACGGGGAGAATCGAGCTCACCGAGTGGTGGCTCGTGGCAAAGCGAATTCGAAAGTAAAGGCGGTGGATTTCGATGCTGGGTCCAGCGACGACGATGGGAACGGAAACGGCAACGGATTTGAGGAGGAAGAGGAGGAGTACGATTGGGAGAAGGAAATGAGGAAGAGAGTTAAGGAAATTGAGGAGATGAGAGAGTTGGAAAAGAAAGCGGAGGAGTTGCAGAGTAAAGCGGAAGCAGAGGAAAGTGAAGGCGAAGGTAGCGAAGAAACTGAGGAGAAAAAAAGGATGAGAGTGAGAAAAGAGCTCGAAAAG GTGGCTCAGGAGCAGGCAGAGAGGAGAGCAACGGCACAATTGATGTTCGAATTGGGCCAAAAGGCTTACGGGAAAGGCATGTACGGACGGGCCATTGAGTTTCTTGAAGGTGCTCTGACGATCATTCCCAGGCCAACATTATTTGGCGGTGAG ATTCAAATATGGCTGGCTATGGCTTATGAGGCGAATAACCGCCATGCGGACTGCATTGCTCTGTACCAGCAATTGGAGAAGAGGCACCCTAGTGTGAGCATTCGACGTCAAGCTGCTGAACTTCGCTACATCTTGCAAGCACCTAAACTCAAGATATCCCAGGAAGAAATGGTTACTATACCGCTGATTGGTTCTAGTTACGACAG CTATGCAGCAACGTGGAGTGATAAGTACAAGGACAAGGATCAGAGAAGTGGGTCGACTACCAATCAGCTTCCCTCCTCCAGAGACTTTCTAGGGGATTTTCTGGTGTGGCGGCCGCCTGTTGGACTGGAGAAGAACCAAGCTTTTTGGGTAGCTTTGACTCTATGGTTTGGCTTGGTGGGAGCTGCCCTGTTTCTACAAAGATGA
- the LOC18609555 gene encoding ABC transporter B family member 26, chloroplastic, with amino-acid sequence MALPLCCNAKLPPCFRSSTRYEQKFHFINHQNIRFFRSSEVSISSKRISHRLAPLKSSSINGFSVEKNLEHFEGAHSVENVELGERIRKWIDFLQSVLPGGSWWSFSDDVELKLMAKPVTVWRALSRMWQLISKDRLVIFAAFSTLIVAALSEISIPHYLTASIFSAQSGEIVVFHQNVRLLIMICVTAGICSGLRGCCFGIANMILVKRMRETLYSALLLQDISFFDGETVGDLTSRLGSDCQQVSRVIGNDLNLILRNVLQGTGALIYLLILSWPLGLCTLVICSTLAAVMLVYGLYQKKAAKLIQEFTASANEVAQETFSLMRTVRVYGTEKQELKRYNHWLNKLADISLRQSAAYGVWNLSFNTLYHSTQIIAVLVGGMYILAGQITAEKLTKFILYSEWLIYSTWWVGDNVSSLMQSVGASEKVFQLMDLMPSDQFISKGMTMQKLLGHIEFVNVSFQYPSRETVPVLRCINLSIHPGEVVAIVGLSGSGKSTLVNLLLRLYEPTNGQILIDGVPLRELDIKWLRGKIGYVGQEPKLFRMDISSNIKYGCTRNVKQEDVEWAAKQAYAHDFITLLPNGYNTLVDDDLLSGGQKQRIAIARAILRDPTILILDEATSALDAESEHNVKGVLHAVRSDSSTKRTVIVIAHRLSTIQAADRIVVMDGGQIIEMGSHSELLCKDGLYARLTRRQTDALV; translated from the exons ATGGCTCTTCCTCTTTGCTGCAACGCAAAGTTACCGCCCTGCTTTCGTTCTTCGACTCGTTACGAGCAAAAGTTTCATTTCATTAACCACCAGAATATCCGATTTTTCAGGAGCAGTGAAGTGTCGATTTCTTCTAAGAGGATAAGCCATCGCTTAGCTCCTTTAAAATCGTCTTCGATTAACGGATTCTCGGTAGAGAAGAATCTGGAACATTTTGAGGGAGCGCATAGTGTAGAGAATGTCGAGTTGGGTGAGAGAATTCGGAAATGGATTGATTTTCTTCAATCGGTGTTACCTGGAGGGAGCTGGTGGAGTTTCTCCGATGACGTGGAGCTTAAATTGATGGCCAAGCCGGTGACGGTTTGGCGGGCGCTTAGTCGAATGTGGCAGTTGATTTCTAAAGATCGTTTGGTTATTTTCGCTGCTTTTTCCACCCTGATTGTGGCTGCA CTTTCGGAGATATCTATACCACATTACTTGACAGCATCAATATTTTCGGCACAGAGTGGTGAAATAGTAGTGTTCCACCAGAATGTACGGCTTCTGATTATGATATGTGTTACTGCAGGAATATGCAG TGGTCTGCGAGGATGCTGCTTTGGCATTGCAAATATGATCCTT GTTAAGCGAATGAGGGAAACACTGTATTCTGCTCTTCTTCTTCAG GACATATCCTTTTTTGATGGTGAAACTGTCGGTGATTTAACGAGTAGGCTTGGTTCAGATTGTCAACAAGTGTCACGTGTGATTGGGAACGATCTTAATCTGATTTTGCGAAATGTTCTTCAG GGGACAGGTGCCTTGATCTACTTGCTGATTTTGTCATGGCCACTTGGTTTATGCACATTGGTGATATGCTCTACTCTAGCAGCAGTTATGCTGGTCTATGGCCT GTATCAGAAAAAGGCAGCTAAATTAATCCAAGAATTCACTGCTTCTGCCAATGAG GTGGCTCAAGAGACATTTTCTTTAATGAGAACTGTTCGTGTTTATGGAACAGAGAAGCAAGAGCTGAAAAG gTACAATCATTGGCTGAATAAACTGGCTGATATAAGCTTGCGACAAAGTGCTGCTTATGGAGTTTGGAATCTGAGCTTCAACACTCTTTACCACTCAACTCAG ATTATTGCTGTGCTGGTTGGAGGGATGTACATTCTTGCTGGTCAGATAACAGCTGAGAAACTTACAAAGTTTATACTATACAGTGAATGGCTAATCTATTCAACATGGTGGGTTGGGGATAATGTATCATCATTGATGCAATCTGTTGGAGCAAGTGAAAAGGTCTTCCAGTTGATGGATCTTATGCCCAGTGACCAATTCATATCGAAAG GAATGACAATGCAAAAGCTGCTGGGGCATATAGAGTTTGTAAATGTATCTTTTCAATATCCTTCAAGAGAAACG GTACCAGTCCTACGGTGTATAAATTTATCAATTCATCCTGGGGAAGTGGTTGCTATA GTTGGTCTCAGTGGTAGTGGAAAAAGCACGCTGGTGAATCTTTTGCTCCGTCTCTATGAGCCAACAAATGGTCAG ATTTTAATTGATGGCGTCCCTCTCAGAGAATTGGACATCAAGTGGTTGAGGGGAAAAATAGGATATGTGGGACAG GAACCAAAACTTTTCCGCATGGACATTAGTTCAAATATTAAATACGGATGTACCAGAAACGTAAAGCAAGAGGATGTTGAATGGGCTGCCAAGCAGGCATATGCCCATGACTTCATCACGTTGCTCCCCAATGGGTATAACACACTTGTTGATGATGATCTGCTCAGTGGAGGACAAAAGCAGAGAATTGCCATTGCTCGAGCCATTCTTAGAGACCCTACAATATTGATCCTTGATGAAGCAACCAGTGCATTGGATGCAGAGAGTGAACACAATGTTAAG GGCGTTCTTCATGCTGTCAGAAGTGACTCATCAACAAAAAGAACTGTCATAGTAATTGCGCACCG GCTTTCTACAATACAAGCTGCTGACAGAATTGTGGTGATGGATGGTGGTCAAATCATTGAG ATGGGCAGTCACAGTGAGCTTCTTTGTAAAGATGGCTTATATGCACGATTGACAAGAAGACAGACTGATGCTCTAGTATGA